Proteins from a genomic interval of Neovison vison isolate M4711 chromosome 4, ASM_NN_V1, whole genome shotgun sequence:
- the PIK3CG gene encoding phosphatidylinositol 4,5-bisphosphate 3-kinase catalytic subunit gamma isoform: MELENYEQPVVLREDNRRRRRRMKPRSSAASLSSMELIPIEFVLPTSQRNSKTPETALLHVAGHGNVEQMKAQVWLRALETSVAADFYHRLGPDHFLLLYQKKGQWYEIYDKHQVVQTLDCLRYWQVLHRSPGQIHVVQRRAPSEETLAFQRQLTALIGYDVTDVSNVHDNELEFTRRRLVTPRMIEVAGRDPKLYAMHPWVTSKPLPEYLLKKITNNCIFIVIHRSTTSQTIKVSADDTPGTILQSFFAKMAKKKSLMDIPESQNEQDFVLRVCGRDEYLVGETPIRNFQWVRHCLKNGEEIHLVLDSPPDPALDEVRKEEWPLVDDCTGVTGYHEQLTIHGKDHESVFTVSLWDCDRKFRVKIRGIDIPVLPRNADLTVFVEANIQHGQQVLCQRRTSPKPFTEEVLWNVWLEFSIKIKDLPRGALLNLQIYCSKTPALSSKVAAESPSSESKGKAQLLYYVNLLLIDHRFLLRHGEYVLHMWQISGKGEDHGSFNADKLTSATNPDKENSMSISILLDNYCHPIALPKHRPTPDPEGDRVRAEMPNQLRKQLEAIIATDPLNPLTAEDKELLWHFRYESLKHPKAYPKLFSSVKWGQQEIVAKTYQLLARREVWDQSALDVGLTMQLLDCNFSDENVRAIAVQKLESLEDDDVLHYLLQLVQAVKFEPYHDSALARFLLKRGLRNKRIGHFLFWFLRSEIAQSRHYQQRFAVILEAYLRGCGTAMLHDFTQQVHVIETLQKVTIDIKSLSAEKYDVSSQVISQLKQKLENLQNANLPKSFRVPYDPGLKAGALVIEKCKVMASKKKPLWLEFKCADPTALSSETIGIIFKHGDDLRQDMLILQILRIMESIWETESLDLCLLPYGCISTGDKIGMIEIVKDATTIAKIQQSTVGNTGAFKDEVLNHWLKEKCPIEEKFQAAVERFVYSCAGYCVATFVLGIGDRHNDNIMITETGNLFHIDFGHILGNYKSFLGINKERVPFVLTPDFLFVMGTSGKKTSLHFQKFQDVCVKAYLALRHHTNLLIILFSMMLMTGMPQLTSKEDIEYIRDALTVGKNEEEAKKYFLDQIEVCRDKGWTVQFNWFLHLVLGIKQGEKHSA; this comes from the exons ATGGAGCTGGAGAACTATGAACAACCCGTGGTTCTGAGAGAGGACAACCGCCGCCGGCGCCGGAGGATGAAGCCGCGCAGCTCCGCGGCCAGCCTGTCCTCCATGGAGCTCATCCCCATCGAGTTCGTGCTGCCCACCAGCCAGCGCAACAGCAAGACCCCCGAGACAGCGCTGCTGCACGTGGCCGGCCACGGCAACGTGGAGCAGATGAAGGCCCAGGTGTGGCTGCGCGCGCTGGAGACGAGCGTGGCGGCGGACTTCTATCACCGGCTCGGCCCGGACCACTTCCTCCTGCTCTATCAGAAGAAGGGTCAGTGGTACGAGATCTACGACAAGCACCAGGTGGTGCAGACCCTGGACTGCCTGCGTTACTGGCAGGTGCTGCACCGGAGCCCGGGCCAGATCCACGTGGTACAGCGGCGCGCGCCCTCGGAGGAGACGCTGGCCTTCCAGCGGCAGCTCACCGCCCTCATCGGCTACGACGTCACTGACGTCAGCAACGTGCACGACAACGAGCTCGAGTTCACGCGCCGCCGCCTAGTCACCCCGCGCATGATCGAGGTGGCGGGCCGCGACCCCAAGCTCTACGCCATGCACCCGTGGGTGACCTCCAAGCCCCTCCCGGAGTACCTGCTGAAGAAGATCACCAACAACTGCATCTTCATCGTCATTCACCGCAGTACTACCAGCCAGACCATCAAGGTCTCCGCCGACGACACCCCAGGCACCATCCTCCAGAGCTTCTTCGCCAAGATGGCCAAGAAGAAGTCTCTGATGGATATCCCCGAGAGCCAAAACGAACAGGACTTTGTGCTGCGCGTGTGCGGCCGCGATGAGTACCTGGTGGGTGAAACGCCCATCAGAAACTTCCAGTGGGTGAGACATTGCCTCAAGAATGGAGAAGAGATTCACCTCGTGCTGGACTCACCTCCAGACCCAGCCCTAGACGAGGTGAGGAAAGAAGAGTGGCCCCTGGTGGACGACTGCACGGGAGTCACTGGCTACCACGAGCAGCTGACCATCCACGGGAAGGACCACGAGAGTGTGTTCACCGTGTCCCTGTGGGACTGCGACCGGAAGTTCAGGGTCAAAATCAGAGGCATTGATATCCCCGTCCTGCCCCGGAACGCTGACCTCACGGTTTTTGTGGAGGCCAACATCCAGCACGGGCAGCAGGTGCTTTGCCAAAGGAGAACAAGCCCCAAACCCTTCACTGAGGAGGTGCTCTGGAATGTGTGGCTCGAGTTCAGCATCAAAATCAAAGACTTGCCCAGAGGGGCTCTACTGAACCTCCAGATCTACTGCAGCAAAACTCCAGCCCTGTCCAGCAAGGTGGCCGCAGAGAGCCCCAGCTCCGAGTCCAAAGGCAAAGCGCAGCTCCTCTATTACGTGAACCTGCTGCTGATAGACCACCGGTTCCTGCTGCGCCACGGGGAGTACGTGCTCCACATGTGGCAGATCTCCGGGAAGGGAGAAGACCATGGGAGCTTCAATGCCGACAAGCTCACGTCGGCGACCAACCCGGACAAGGAGAACTCCATGTCCATCTCCATTCTTCTGGACAATTACTGCCACCCCATCGCCTTGCCTAAGCATCGGCCCACACCTGACCCTGAAGGGGACCGGGTTCGGGCAGAGATGCCCAACCAGCTTCGCAAGCAACTGGAGGCAATCATCGCCACGGATCCACTGAACCCTCTCACTGCAGAGGACAAAGAACTGCTCTGGCATTTCAGATACGAAAGTCTTAAGCATCCAAAGGCCTATCCTAAGCTGTTTagctctgtaaaatggggacaacaaGAGATTGTAGCCAAAACATACCAACTGTTAGCCAGACGGGAGGTCTGGGACCAAAGTGCTTTGGATGTTGGGTTAACAATGCAGCTCCTGGACTGCAACTTTTCGGATGAAAACGTAAGAGCCATCGCAGTTCAGAAACTGGAGAGCTTGGAGGACGATGATGTCTTGCATTACCTGCTACAGCTGGTCCAG GCTGTGAAATTTGAACCTTATCATGACAGTGCCCTGGCCCGATTTCTGCTGAAGCGAGGCTTAAGA AACAAAAGAATCGGTCATTTCTTGTTTTGGTTCTTGAGAAGCGAGATAGCCCAGTCCCGGCACTATCAGCAGAGGTTTGCTGTGATCCTGGAAGCCTACCTGAGGGGCTGCGGCACAGCCATGCTCCATGACTTCACCCAACAAGTTCACGTGATCGAGACGCTGCAGAAGGTCACCATTGATATTAAGTCACTCTCTGCTGAGAAGTATGATGTCAGTTCCCAAG TTATTTCACAACTTAAGCAAAAGCTTGAAAACCTGCAGAATGCGAATCTCCCCAAAAGCTTTAGAGTGCCGTATGATCCTGGACTGAAGGCGGGAGCCTTAGTG ATTGAAAAATGTAAAGTGATGGCCTCCAAGAAGAAGCCGCTGTGGCTTGAGTTTAAATGTGCCGACCCCACAGCCCTATCCAGCGAAACGATTGGAATTATCTTTAAACACGGCGATGACCTGCGCCAAGACATGCTGATTTTACAG ATTTTACGAATCATGGAATCCATTTGGGAGACTGAATCTTTGGATCTGTGCCTCCTGCCATATGGTTGCATTTCAACTGGGGACAAAATAG GAATGATCGAGATCGTGAAAGATGCCACAACAATTGCCAAAATTCAGCAAAGCACAGTGGGCAACACAGGTGCATTCAAAGATGAGGTCCTGAATCACTGGCTCAAAGAAAAATGCCCCATTGAAGAAAAG tttcaggcagCCGTGGAGAGATTTGTTTATTCCTGCGCTGGCTACTGTGTGGCTACCTTTGTTCTTGGAATAGGCGACAGGCACAACGACAATATTATGATCACGGAGACAG GAAACCTATTTCATATTGACTTTGGACACATTCTTGGGAATTACAAAAGTTTCCTGGGCATTAATAAAGAAAGAGTGCCGTTTGTGCTAACCCCAGACTTCCTGTTTGTGATGGGAACTTCTGGAAAGAAGACAAGCCTACACTTCCAGAAATTTCAG